Part of the Romeriopsis navalis LEGE 11480 genome is shown below.
CAAAATTTTCGAGATATCTTCCTGCATGACCTCGATCCGTTCCAAACACTCTGAATGCTGCCGATCGCTTTGCTCCATGAGATGTTGCTACTGCTGCTAGGCAAGTGCAAATCGTCCTATCATCTGCTGTAATAAATCGATATTGCCAATTAAGTGTTAATCGCGATCGACTATCGCTTGACATAGGTTAGTCGTCGAGTCCCTGAGCCCAGAGATTAACTGCCGCAACTCATCGCTATCATTGACTATAGGCTTGAACCATCCGCCCATTCGATTCAGTCAGGGCATATAATTCTTCAAACAACACATTGAAACGGCATAGTTCAGGCTTCCACCAATGCCTACTCAAGTTTAACCGCCAGCCTTGCCGCTTGCTTCCTCAGCTTGCCAATCCGCTGTCCTCGATCGCACCGCTCCTGATAATCAGCGATCGCTTCACTCCGGCGAATATGCAACACCTTCTTTCCCCGAAATTGGGCAAAACGACTCTGTACTCTGGGGTATGCCTGCGATTTTCCCGATGGTTTACTAAACGAAATCCACGCCGCCAAATAGTATTCTCCCTGACCTTCCAACATACTAATCTGTGATTCAACCTCAGCCAACTCCGATCTCAATCGTTCTCGTGTTGCTTCCCGCATAGCACTAACGTACAAAACTCCATAATTTCAGTCTAACTAGGCCCACCACGAAAAACAATCATTTTGCACACGAACCAATTTCAAAATAGTGAATTAACCATAGATACCTCACCGGTCAGACTATCTCCACCTTGCGCAATAAGCATTTTTCAAACCGGCTGGGCTGCTGGGTTACTGGGCTACTGGGCTGCCTGTTCGGCTGCCAGATTTTAATACTTTCCGTGCCCCCTAAAGCAAGCACCCAGCAGCAAGGGAGGTACATGCCAAATCATCAGTTACTCGCAACTACTATCTGGTGCGATATATTCAAGCCGGGTAGAAACCCTTCCCCCACTAATGGGAATATCAACCCACCGCACCCGCTCATCCTCCAATAAAAGCACCTCAAATTCATCATCCCATCGCCGTTTCTGTGCCGCCGATAAAGACTCCCTGAGCTTCGCCAGCGTAATATAGCGATCGGACACTGCTAATTTATCAACACAAATTTGAAGTAAATCAATCTCAGGTTCCACAGCCCGCGGTGGCAATGACTTCGCCTGCAAATCCCTCTCCAGTTTCGCCACCGTCCCACCCGATACTTTACGCTCTGGAACTGCAACGCCAGACACAGTAACTGGTGAGGGCATAGCCGGAGGCTGACCCAACGCGGACCATTGCCGATCGGCCCAAAAAATCCGACTTACCCGATTGCGTTGCCAGTGCCTAACCAGTTCTGGTGTGGGTTCAGTGATGCCCGCTTCCTTCCAATTAGTCGCCGCTTGTCCCACCAATGCCCCGTTATAATTCAGCTTGGCCACCGTACCATTACGCGGATTCTTCCACTCCACCGTCTGTCCCGGCGCGATCGACAACAACAACGGCACAAAGTTTTTCACCACCTTTGCCTCATCCCGCATTGATGCCGCCTGAAACCTTGGAGCAATCGCCCAGACTGCACGACCACAACCAATTCCATTCGAGGTCAGTGCATCTGCTTTCGGTGCGAGGACAGCCCAAAACTCATCCAATATTCCACGCCCTTTAGCCGCCAGACTCACCCATTCATCCACCACCAAAATGGCATTATGACTGGCATGGAACTGTTCAACAACCACAATCGCATCCTGTATCAGTCCAGTGATTGCCGTCGGTTCACCACCATTAATATTCCCGATCGCCACCTTATCCGCATGGACAAAGGCTGCCCGATTGCCCTGCCCATGGTCACTCAAATTAATATAGAAAATTTGGGTCTGAGCCTCCCGCTTAATGGCTAATGTTGCCGCCGCTGCTGACGAGGTTTTACCCGTTCGCTGAGATGCCAGAATGAAATAGCAAATAAATGGGTTATCCGCTAAATGCAGAAACAGCGATCGCACCATTGTCGGCATGGGTATTGTAGACATAGATACCGTCTCATATGGAGCGGAATTTTCTCCCCCTGCATAGCTGGTGTATTCAGCACCTGGCATTGGTTCTGTGAGGTCAATAGCAGTTAAATTTGCCGCCGATGATTCAGCTAACTCTGGGCAAGCATTAATCAAACTGGTGAGGATTTGCCGATCGTTATCCGCCAGTTGCTCAGCAATTTCAGTATTGCTCATCCGCATCAATTCACGGCCACGCCTGCGGGCTGATGCGGTTTTCTGAAACAATGATGCCGCAAACCCACCCGCACCAACCAATAGACCAGCCGGAGAAGCAATGGCAGCGCTACAGACAAGTCCGATCGCGCTGTACATCAGAATATCAGTCACAGTCGTTTTACCAATTTGATTCGTCGTGGCAAAGACTTCCGCTGCCCTCATCGCGTCATGGGGTAGCATCTTTCCTGCCTGGACTGAATCAATGAGTGCGTTAGCTGTCTTGGTGTTGATTTGATGCATCGGTGTGTCCGAGTAGTGAAACGACAAAATTGGGTGCCCGATCGAGCACCCTCAAAAGCTAGTCAAACCAAAGCGGTGATTTAGTTCTGTGCCTGTGTCTGATAAGACTTACTCAGCAGATAAACCACTTTCACCAGCAACCGACCAGCATGGTAGAAGACTTCCATGAGGAACACTGCGGTTAAGGCTTTCTGGAGCTGGTCAAAGTCAATCAAGCTGAAATCCCAGGTGGTAAGGAAATAGCTAATGCTGTTGATACCACCCTTGAGCGGTGGATACTTCCACATCACAAGCACCACATCTACCGTGTAGGCAATTGCCCGTGCCACTTCTAAACCGATAATCACATCAAGATAAGTCGCGTTAAATCGTTGCTTCAGGGCACGAATTTCAGGACTGTCGCCATCTAGATTCTTCAAACGTGGGCTACTGTAAAAGTTGGCAATCACAGCCAGAATAAACCGCTTGTTATGTAGCATGAAGGTGCTGCCAATTTCAAACAGTTGGATAATAAACCACAGGCCCAAACCTAAGGTCCAAGCGGCGGTCGCCGCTGGCATCAACATCCATCCCCGACCATTGAGCCAACCACTCGTAATCCCAACATAAGGTTCGGCATTGACCTGAACCAATGCCAGGGCCAGCCCAACTAAACAGAGCAACGCGAACTTAACGGGCCACACCGCCTTATCCGGTTTACCGTCACCATCGAAGTCGAACATACCCTCATCGGCGTTGTAGGCCACACCATCGGGCAGGCCAGCGGCTTTAGAGTCAATATCATTCGACTTCTGTAGCTGCTCCATAAACTTCTTGAGCAACTTCTGAACTTTACTCTGTGATTGATTTTCAGGGGTTTGAGCCATCGTTTATTTCTCCTGAGTAACTGCAACGGGTGCTTCGTACTGCACACCCTGATAACGCTGCATTGCCGCATGGATGACGGTGCGATCGCGGGCAAAGGCAACCGTATCCGGATGAAAGATGCCATCCTTCACTAAAACCGTGGTCCCGGTGTGGTCACAAAACACTGTCATGTCAGCAAAAGGTAGACGAGTAGCAGCATTGATTGCCGGTTGACCGATCGGAATACTGGCAAATACTGGCTTGCCCTGAGCATTGTGCGTAATCAGCATTTGGCAGCCTGACTTGTAATGCTGTTGGGCTAATTGGTCAGCTGCTTTGGCCCGCGATTCTTGCGCTGCGAGTGGGTCTACCATGCCACGCAAACCCTGAGCATGGCCCAATATGGTTGGCAGGCGCGGCACAATCAGTCCTCCAGCGATCAGCATGCAAACCCCTAAGGGTAAATAGCCAGTTAAATTAATGCGGTTTTTCACTCGAAGAAATCTCCATAATCGATTGTTGTGTATTGGTTTCAGACATCAAAAAAGCGACCATAAGGCCGCCGATACATGCACCCATCAGCAACAGCGCAGCTACCTGCCGTCGGCTAAGTCCTGGAGCTTTTTTACCGCCGCCTGGGCCGCTTCAATATCTGCTTGCTGTAGCTTCTGGTTAAACTCCTGACGCAACTTGTGATTATTCACCTTTGTCTCAAGCTGTTGAACCTTATCCTGTAACTGTTGCCGTTTGTTACGTGTAACTTGCTGTTGCAGTTCTAGCGCTTGGTCTTTCTGGTCTAAGGCATCCATCAAGGAATCCATAACCGTCAGTGCTTGATCAGCGGTTGCTAATGGGTCGCCCAGAGGGACAAGTTCACCCGTAATCGCCCCCAGGTTGAATTCAGTTGGCACTATACCCAGGACAGACGTTTGGGTAGTGTCGTTGGTGTCACCGGTTGTCGTCGGTGGAATGTCGCTGGTTGTCGTCGGTGGTTTCATTGATGTATCCACGATCGTGACAACGGGTGTCATCGTCTTAGCCACGACAGTTGTCGCTGTCCCATAAATAACAATGTGGCGAGCTTCATCCTCGGTAAACGTTAGGGTTTGGCCCGCTGTCGTACCAAAATCACCTAGTTGGTCTTTGGCCTTTTCATACCAGCGTTGAACCGTTCGCTTGCTGACATTATTCGCATCAGCAATTTGCTTGAGTGTCATTAACTGTGTCATAGGGCATGTCGTTGGTTACATCACGGGTTGTCGTTGGTTATGAGGTGTTTCACTTTCAGGGTGCATCATTGCGAGATTGCTATATTCATCACGTGGCCTCAGCACAACTATTTAAGCCAAATCAACCCCAATCCCTAAAAATCTCAATCTTCTTAGGCCGGTTGAGCGACCAATCAATAGAAAAAATACTGTCGGTTCAGTCTGAGATCGTGGTGCTCTATTCGGTTTGCAATGCTGGATGATATGCTGCCATGAATTGGCTAAGCAGAGCATAGGTTACAAATTATCTGACTTCGGTTTTCATGCAAATTCTTGCCGAACGGATTTGATCGCAGCATTGACAGCACTAGGCGTGACATTCAAGAAATGGCCATCGCTGTGAAACTGAGCATGCCACGGCGCAAGCATGCCCGATGCTTTAATCGCATCCTCAAGCCAACCACTTGTACTGATATCAATGAAGGTTTGGGAGCTGTCCCAGAGTCGATAAGTCGTTTGGCGCATAGTAATTCATTCCTCAGTCGCTTGTAGAGCAGCGTCCTAGCTTGAGCCAGGACGCTGCAGGTTTACTAAACAGACATTTATGCTGCCGGCGATGCTTTAACTTCAGGCAATTCCCACGGGTTTCGATTTGCCGATACCGCGGCATCGATTGCCATCTTCATTTGCTGTCGGTTCGGTGCCCGCAATCGATATTCCGTGGTATTGGCCGTCACAGGGTCAGCAAACCACTCTCCTGTGAGAACATTGCGTGTAACGTCGTAGCCGCGATAGGTGATCATGGGATAGAATCTCGGCAGAATTTTGATTTTGAGTGCCCCAGTTAGCGCTGGGGTATTTTTTTGTGACTACTTTGCAGCCGTCACCAATTCGGAAATGGATGCTTTAGCTCATCACCAGGTTGCATCCCCCTATTTGTTCTCAGCGTCCCGACTGGACTTACTTCCGCCAGTATTTCTATGCCCGCTGGTCCCGGATCGAGGTAAAAACCTCTAGCGTCTTCCGAGGTTGACTCTCCCCTGCGCTTAAATTAATCATATCAAACTCGATTTCAAAATGAACCTTTTTGAGTTTTCGATAACTTATATCAAAATCACTCCAAACGAAGCCTTGCAAAATCAATAGAAGAAGAGGAACAGGCCTCAATAAAGGACCCTATTGATATAAGGCCTGCTAATCAATAGGGTTCTTTATGCTTGCTATACTGCAAGAGTAGTTATTAAATTGAGGAGCAAAATGAACACGATCGAAATGCCACGTAGGGATCGCAAGTTAAGGCTAGACGAACGCATTGTTGAAGGACTGGAGGCTCATGCCAAAGAGCAAGACACCAGTTTCAATGCTCTATGCGAAAGTATTTTGTTCATGTATGCCAAATCTGTTGGTCGCCTCCCATTAGATGCAGAACCATTAGGTGAGACACGTGGTGGTAAACGCCCTGGTTCAGGCAAACCGAAGAAGACCGAAAGTAGCGACAATTAATTTATCCCATCTTTCCTTTTGCGATTCCAAATTTGGGAAAACCGGCACTTTAATCCTGTAGGTGGCAAGTACCCTCATTTCCCCAATGACACCAATTTTTGGGGTTAAACCAAGATAAGTTGCATCCCTCGGCCGCCACTCACGTGTGCAAAAGGTTGGCTTTAAATGAATATTTTTTAATTGGCGATAATGATACTCAACATATTGCCAATACTTTTCAGTGCTATATGGCGATTGATTAGAACATTTTCATCAGCGTACATGAATGACAGGTACAGAGTTAGACACTATCAGTAGAGTCTCATGCTATTTCTAGGCCTAGCAAACTCTAGATACGGGACAAGCGATTGCTGTATTCATCGCACGACGCAAAGCGAAGAATAAGGCCTTGAAAGCATGTATAAACTATTTACACAGCATTGAACACTATATATAGTGTTCAATGCTGTGTAAATCCCAATATAGACCTATATACGGGATTAGCTAATAGCTGTGTACGGCACAGCATTAAGACAAGAACGCTGCTCCGGCGAACGCAGTCGAAGTGCATCGCACATCAATTTCTAGGCTCAAGAGTCACGACACTCTGCCTGAAACGGTCAACGATCGCATTCCGTACGTTCAAGCAGCAATCAATGAGCTGAATAATCAGCCGTACGGTCCATATCTAATGAAGTACCTAATGGAGGTCTGAGATGAGTACGTTAGCAGAAACACCTCGTACAGTACGAGAGGGCGTCGTTTACTTTATGGGCAATCAGGTAATGCGTCTTACCTACGATGGAACTGCCTACTGGCAATACCAACCATATCCTGCTGAACGCTACTCGATCCAGCAGTCAGTGGGTCTTGTGCTAGATGCTTACCTGGAAGGTTTACCCAATGAGGTGAGGATTTTGCATGGGTATATCGCTGCTGAGTTTTGGCAGCAGACATGGGACAATCTCGACCACAGCATCATACCAAAGTGCACACCCAGAGCCGTCAAGGACGCAGTAAGACTTGAGGCAGAACTATGGAAAGCCACATTTGACTGCCTTAACGCGTTAAATAAGTCGGGTTATTGGTCGCTGCGGTATCCTGCAGTAGACCTGGGTTCTGGACTATTCTGTCTAGTGCAAGAAGCACAATTAATCGGTTGGTGGGCAATTGATTGTGAACAAGACAAGCCCCCAAGAGTTGCCACAATCAAGGCAAAGCATCAATCGATTAATCAGGCCCTCAAGCAGGAGCGAAATCCCTTCGACTCAAACACGATAACGGGTGAGTTTATTGATTGCTGCCTCGGCAACAAAATCTGGCGACCGATTGATGAGATTACACCGGTATACGAAGCATGGCAGCAGCTAATCAAATGTCGATCAGCACATCTACAACAGTGGCTTCAATCTCAACCATTTGCACTAGACGGCTCTTCAGGAAAGATAATCGATCCAAAGGTTGCGGCAGCCAAAAAGAAGCAGTGGAGACATCAAAATACACGCAAAGACTTTAGGTAGCTCTTTACACGTTGAATCTCAAACACCTTCAGAGAAAGGGATATAGAGGGGAGATACCTCGTCAGCTTTGAGATAAGGATATGCCCTACGTTTAAATCTGCACATCAGGAAGTCGAATATCCAGTCAGCTTCTTGAACGGCAAAAAAAAGCCCAGCCATTGATAGTGGCAGGCGATCGGCACTTGGCCGTAGTAAAAAAAAATCTAACCAATTATGGCACAAATCAATCGAAATGGCGAGCCTTTCAAGATTGGCGAGCACGTCCACAAACTCAAGCCAGCAAAAGAAAAGGGACGTTACCACTGCCCTGTATGCAAGGACGACAATTTCACGATCAGCAACGATGGCATTGCTTATCAATGTTGGAGCAATCGTTGCTCACCTGCTGATATTCGGAATGCAATCGCACCCCTAACATCACAGTCCAAAGCCAGATACCCCAAACGCAAATCCAAACCGAAGCAAGCAAAGCAAGCTGAACGAGATGCAGCTATGACAGATGCCTTAGTGGACTGCAAAATCAGCGAACTAGCGATTGCAGTGAAGGAAGGTAGCGAAACTCCAGCACGGGCTCAGATGTCACTGCAAAATTGGTGTCGTGAACACAAACTTAGCAGTTTCTCAGCTTCTCAAGTCCTGAAAGAGAAGTTTGCTGAGTTGGGTATCGATACCAAGATCGGCGCAATTAAAAGCGGCAACTTGAGCACCGATATCGAAAGCCTTGACCAAAAGATGATTGCCCTATTGAATCGCAACGTTAAAGGCTTTGAGCTATCGTCTGAGAAGGTTAAATTACGGCAATCTAGTGGTCTATCAGAACGTGAGTTTGAGCAACTATGGCAATCTACAGAGTCGGATTACAACACAGCCGATTCGGAAGAATGGTTACAAGTTCACAGCCTACTTAAGGCAAAGCGATCGTCAGTCGCTTTGGCATCAGTATTACCTGCCGAACTAGCTTCTCCATTGGGAAAGGTGGCAAAAATGCAAAACTTGCGTGACGAGGTTTATCTAATCTCACTGCTCACTGCGATCGGTAGTCTTGCCCAGAATGGCACCAGTTTATTACTGCATAAAGGTTTGGACTTCGAAGTAACACCAAATATCTATGGCGCGATCGTCGCTCCACCTTCGCAGAAAAAATCGCCTGTGCTCAAAACAGTGGTGACTCGGCCACTAAAGCAATTAACCAAGGAGGCAAAGGAGTCTTATAAAAAATCGGTTGCCGCTTGGTCTGAACGAAAAGCGCAGGCAGCCGAGAATGATGAAATCTTTACTGAGGATGAGCCGAGCCGTGAGATTTACTACTTCACTAATGCCACTGGCGAGGCCATCCTACAGCAAGTGAATCACTGCCCCAACCGTGGCTTGCTCGCATTGACCGACGAATTAGCGGGCGCATTCAAATCACGCAATCAATATCGCGGCGGTAAAGGTTCTGATGCTGAGGACATGCTTAGTTTTTACGATGGTATGGGTGGCTTATCCCTGCGTGTAGATGGCGTGCGCAATGAGGTTAGCGGCCTATTCAATTACGGCGTACTAGGGAGTATCCAGCCGGGGGTACTTCAGAGATTTCTAGGCAACTGCCAGGATGAGAACGGTGCTTGGGCACGATTTATCTTTATCAACCAACCGATCGCTGCATCCACATTGCCCGATGACTGGGACGACTGGGATGTCTCCGATATGCTCACAGGCTACTATCGTCGGATTGCTCAATATGCACCCGAACGTTACCGGTTGACCAGTGAGGCTTTTAAGCAATTTCAGAGCATCTACAACGCACTGGAGCAACGCCGGGAGAGCGAGACTAACCCAGCATTGCAGGCGGTTATCGGTAAGACGACTGGACGCATCGGCAAGATTACACTGAGTCTGCATTTACTCGAAGCCGCAGTTGCGCGCAAAGCCCCTGCTCAAGAAATTGGAGTTGAAACATTATTACGTGCTGTCAAGATTGCGGAATTAGCGATCGAGCAGATTGAAGCGATCTACGGGGAATGCAACCCAGAAGATCAGCTATCCCCTGCCATGGCTCGCATCGTGGAAGTATCCCGACGCAAGGGGGAAGTCACAGCTCGTCAAATTTCCCAGGCATTGCCTGGCAGTCAAAAGATGAAAGCACCAGATATTCGTCAATGCTTCATCAAATTAGCGAATCAAGGCTTTGGTGAGGTCGCAGGAGAAGGCAATAAGCTCACCTTCACCGCCTATGAAGAGCCAAAGGAATTACCTCCGCCAGAACCACAACCAGGAGACGCAGTTGAATTAATCAGCGACCAATATCAAATTGAAGGACTTCAGCGTGGGTCCAAATATATGGTTGTCAAAGTTGACCAGTCAGAACCAACCGAGGAAAATCCATGCCCTCAGCTATTTGCAACGGTGATGGATGAAATGGGACAAAACTATCGCGTATGGATCGCACATCTCAGATTTATGTCGCACTCGGAGGTTAGCTAACAATGGAACTAAAACTGATTCCCGCGACAGAAGTCCGCGCCATGCTAGGCAACATTTCCGCCGTCACGTTAAAGCGCTATCGCCTCAAATACTGGATTGAAGGCGTTCACTACGTCAAACCGGTCCAACAATGTCTCTACAACAAACCATTAATCGAAGACTGGATGCTGTATGGACGTACTGAGCCAGCGACCCATCAACTGACGATAGAAGCATTCGTCCAAGCGCAGCAAAAACGCAGCGGGCGCAAAGCTAGAGACCGGCGTTGAGAACTTGAGCCGCATTCAGGTCCAAACTGATGAAACTGGGAGAAATAAGCAGTTGCTCACCACTGAACTCAGTAAATTGATACACATCATCCACCAAGGTACCGACCCTGATCAATGACCGATCGGGGTCGATAATCCAATATTCAGGAATGCCGCGATCGGCGTACTCTATGGGTTTCTGTTCATAGTCGCGCTGATAATTCTCGCTTGACTCAGGTCCCGGTGAAACGACTTCAGCTACTAGCATTGGGTTGGAATCATTCAGTTTCAAACAAGCCTCAGACAACCCTTCGATCGCGGCGAAAGATTCCTCTGTATGTAGGATGAAATCAGGGTCACGGGCTGAAGCATATCGGCTTTTCACCTGAATCTTTTGTTTGATACCAATCTGGACTAAGGGAATCCCAATCGAACGAAAGATATCGATGAGAAACACAGCAATCAAGGTATTAATCGTACTTTCCGCACCCATTTGAACTAATACCCCATCCACCAACTCGTAACGGGTAT
Proteins encoded:
- a CDS encoding YfjI family protein, translating into MTDALVDCKISELAIAVKEGSETPARAQMSLQNWCREHKLSSFSASQVLKEKFAELGIDTKIGAIKSGNLSTDIESLDQKMIALLNRNVKGFELSSEKVKLRQSSGLSEREFEQLWQSTESDYNTADSEEWLQVHSLLKAKRSSVALASVLPAELASPLGKVAKMQNLRDEVYLISLLTAIGSLAQNGTSLLLHKGLDFEVTPNIYGAIVAPPSQKKSPVLKTVVTRPLKQLTKEAKESYKKSVAAWSERKAQAAENDEIFTEDEPSREIYYFTNATGEAILQQVNHCPNRGLLALTDELAGAFKSRNQYRGGKGSDAEDMLSFYDGMGGLSLRVDGVRNEVSGLFNYGVLGSIQPGVLQRFLGNCQDENGAWARFIFINQPIAASTLPDDWDDWDVSDMLTGYYRRIAQYAPERYRLTSEAFKQFQSIYNALEQRRESETNPALQAVIGKTTGRIGKITLSLHLLEAAVARKAPAQEIGVETLLRAVKIAELAIEQIEAIYGECNPEDQLSPAMARIVEVSRRKGEVTARQISQALPGSQKMKAPDIRQCFIKLANQGFGEVAGEGNKLTFTAYEEPKELPPPEPQPGDAVELISDQYQIEGLQRGSKYMVVKVDQSEPTEENPCPQLFATVMDEMGQNYRVWIAHLRFMSHSEVS
- a CDS encoding excisionase family protein, whose translation is MELKLIPATEVRAMLGNISAVTLKRYRLKYWIEGVHYVKPVQQCLYNKPLIEDWMLYGRTEPATHQLTIEAFVQAQQKRSGRKARDRR
- a CDS encoding Uma2 family endonuclease, with the protein product MTVAAQKRMTLQEYLKYDDGTDTRYELVDGVLVQMGAESTINTLIAVFLIDIFRSIGIPLVQIGIKQKIQVKSRYASARDPDFILHTEESFAAIEGLSEACLKLNDSNPMLVAEVVSPGPESSENYQRDYEQKPIEYADRGIPEYWIIDPDRSLIRVGTLVDDVYQFTEFSGEQLLISPSFISLDLNAAQVLNAGL